TTATGCAAAGCATGTTTATTGTCCAGAATTATAGGCAAAGCTTAAAGTAAAAGGAGAAAATACATCTTTGATTGCTAATAACCAAAAAGTTTTGACATTGAGTCTTATGCAAAGCATGTTTGTTCTCTATAATTATAGGCAAAGCTTGAAGTAAAAGCAGAATTTATGGTAGACAAAGATAACTATTGTTCATGAGCATGACTTTGACAAATTTGATTCTGAGTAAGTAAGATTTGACATCACTTATTATGCAACATTACCAAAAGTCTGCATCATTAATCATAATCCTAGGCAGATTTCAAGGGAAAAGGTGTAAAGAATGAAGAAGTCGGCCAACATATCTGACCCTTTAAAATGTGTTTTATATTggtgaaataaaattaataaattaatgaaaaaattatcatattgaaaaataattccTAGAACTCAAGTTAACTTCCTCCCTGCCACTTAAAGTTTGAAAGGAAATGTTAGTATATCTTTGTGAGCCTTTGATTATGACGAAAATCAAGGAATATTAATAACTTTTGAATACAGAAAAACAATGATTTTAGTCAATagtatctacaaaataaaataatagttccACCTATGGAGAAGATAACTACATCATAATCTTTATGCCATTTGTGGGTTCTAGTGAACTcagctggtaaagtctttgatggttgtataagagatctggggtttgatcctcgcctacaccaaaaactgattggtgtcttggtttgataataaagaactatcatcagaagcagacgtcataggttgaaacattctcaaaaaaagaaaaagaaatctctatgccatttttttaatacatagaTAGTTTAGATGGagaatttgaactttaaatatCTCGGTTTAAAACACCGAGAGGTCTTAGTTGAGTTACAAAGTTTTTGGTAATATTTATGACATTTACTAACCGGATCTAATGGCAAGTCTCAATAGCTAGcatgattttttattcattaaaagtgttatttatttatatttagtgTCCgtttagtaaatattatttttgccaatttattttactatttgacttatttttgcaactattcatgggtcttactatactatttcagctaactttgacctttatttacaatatttttagcaaaaaaattttaatttcagtaaaataaacgGATCCCAAATGGATAATTAAATATCTTCTGGGTTGAGAGTTGAGACATCTAGCTTTATAAACGTTAAAGAGAGCTGCGGCATGTGATACAACAGTTGCAGTAAGagtatataaattattatgataacAACTAGATACGTGATGGTAGCTTGGATTATATGATGTATTGTGTTAATGTTTGAACAATGATTTCTTGGACTCAAGGACTGTAACAAATTATTTTAGACCCCCCATATGATTTTGCATCGATTTCGTGGTAAATACTGCTAATTATTGTCATATACATGCGACAATGCTTTGAGTTAGTCCATAATtaagattttcttctttttattattttattatttatttattttttttagggggttACAACTTAACTTGTTTTATGGTGAcaaaaaaatgcataatattTTGTGCTTATGTAGTTACCCCTTTTctacataaaaatattatgtaaagGCTATCATTTTAAGCGGAATAGTAGATGAAAGTGTTATCAACATGTACTTCTATAGAAACTAAAATATTGtggttagcaaaaaaaaaaaaaaaaaaaagaaaaaaaaatatttttaagtggaCTCTTTGTGAAATTAGGATGGAACTACCCCATCTTGTTATGTAATTAGGAGGGGCCATTCCATTTTTTCCCTTTCCATTCCccattttgattttgtataagagatttatatggaCTGAGTTCCACCTattcataaaagtggtattttccaatataaatataattacaatctattattttatatataaaaaatcatgtatTAATTGTAAGTTTTGATAATGAATACAACACCATATAGCAAACGCAGACCAAGTAACATTATTGTGACATCAAAGGAACTGATCTGTAAGGCGAGATAACTAGGATCTTATGGATAAAATCACCAAATTTGGAATTAGTAATCTTGGATCAATATGTCATATTCTTAGATGAATAGTGAattttaccataaatttaattagtgaaattCACTGTTAATGAGAGGATAAAATATTACTCTAGAAGTACTGGATAATTACTCCCAAATTCGAGATGGACAAGCTATAACAATGCAAGAATAACGTTTATTTGCAGCACGAAGTTGAGAAAAGTAGCTGGAGATGCCTTATAGAAAAGGGAACGTTGGATTTAGCAACAGCAGAGGAAAACAACAAATGTATGCAGTACTACTGACgtggaataaaaataaatttttaatatttcccttttttttaaataaagataaatatttttctttccacTTGTTGGAAATGTACATGATTctcatgtatatatatgtgtgtatatatatatatatatatatattcatttctcTTTGCCTATATAAAGATGAGTGTGCCTATAACTAAGCATCTGGGAGTCTATATCACTATTAACAGTAAGGAAGTGTCAGTGTCCAGCTTATGAGTCAGAGTTTTAGTCTAGTGAGAATGGAGGTTGTGATTATTGCTGTGAGTTTACCTTTCTTGGTTTTGAGTGTGTTAGGTGAAGACATGACTGGCTTATCACCTTGTGATTTTCCAGCAATTTACAACTTTGGAGACTCCAATTCAGACACCGGTGGGATATCAGCAGCATTCTACGCAGCAGGGCAACCGTCCGGCGAGACTTTTTTCCATCAGCCAGTTGGAAGAGCTTCCGATGGGCGCCTTATAATAGACTTTATTGGTATCTTGCATTTTCAACTTGTTCTCAGCCCTGCAAGCATATATCTAGAATGGATGTTTTTCTAAATTTCACAGAAAATTTATCAGTTTATTGTGTTTTTATGCAGCCGAGTCCCTTAGATTGCCATACTTGAGTGCATACCTAAACTCAATAGGAACAAGTTTCAGGTATGGTGCAAATTTTGCCACTGGTGGATCAACCATTAGGCGGCTTAATGAATCCTTCTTTCTAAATGGTGTAAGCCCGTTTTCTCTAGATATCCAGATTGTGCAGTTCGACCAGTTCAAGGCGCGTACCAGCAATCTCTACAACCAAAGTAATATGAAACATTAACTGCTAAAAGAAAATAGTCCTCTCTGATTTTCATCtcctttattttaagtttattatatgttcaATTGAATAAGAGtgagttgattcaagttgagGGTGTGAAAAAAGATAGAGgaaccaaaaataacattatcaGTAAAAAAGAACTTGCAAATAATGAAGTAACAGAAAGTATGATTTTGTATAGAATAACATGATGGAAAAGAATACGTGTGGCTAGCCTTGACTAGTCCCTATAATTTTGGGACTAAAGGTTCatcgttgttgttgtttatgcaGCCCAGGAACAGTTCCACAGAAGAAATCTTCCAAGACCTGAGGACTTTTCTAAGGCTCTTTATACATTTGACATTGGCCAAAATGATATTGCTGCTGGTTTTCGAACAATGAGTGATAAACAGTTTCAAGCAGTAATCCCAGACATAATTGAGCAGCTAGCTACCGCAGTTCAAGTAAGTTGTACAAAATGTTCAAAGTCATATATCAATTGGATTTAACAAGATGCGAGTCAGATCAAACACGTTTATTGTGTGTTATGGCTAAAAGTCAACCATCTTTTTCAGCATCTGTACCAAGGAGGGGCAAGATCATTTTGGATACACAACACTGGTCCCATTGGCTGCTTGCCAATGACCCTACACTACTACCACCAACCAATGCCTGGCATTCTTGACGAGCATGGATGTGTCATAGCTCAAAATGATGTGGCTAAAGAGTTCAATTGGCACCTTGAGAGTCGTGTCATCAAACTAAGGGAACAGCTACCTGATGCTGCATTAACATATGTGGATGTCTTTGCGGCAAAGTACAAACTAATTAGCAATGCAAAGAAGCAAGGTAGTACTTCAATTTTGCTGTTACCATGATACTGTTGCTAGCTAAATCAGATACTAGTTGATACCTTCTTTCTGACCTTTACTATACCAATATGATATTTGTTACTTGTCACATGAAAATGAAGCTCTGCCAAGAATCTAActttttcaaatgaaaaattgGTTGGCCTTTTTGCAGGATTTGTGGATGCAAGAAACATTTGCTGTGGGTATCACGAGGATTACaagcatgtgtggtgtgggAATAAGGATAAGATTAATGGTACTGAAATATATGCTGGGTCTTGTGAAGATCCTTCCTTGTACATTAGCTGGGATGGCGTTCATTACACTGAAGCTGCAAATCAATGGATTGCTAATCAGATGATCAATGGTTCATTCTCGGACCCAACAATTCCAATTACACATGCTTGCCATATGCGATCTGTATGATcagaaatttagtttttttcttttttgacaaaagATATGTATTCAATTTACACGTATAAATTCACAAACAAGCTACAcagaaaattgttttaaaatgtTGTGTTTTAGCTACATGAAAGTCTCAAGAATAGATGTTCTCTCTGTTGATTAAAAAAAGATGTTCTCTCTGTTGGGGAGATAATAGATGTAGAGAGACTTCAATTGAGGAATTAATATAATATCTCCCGCCATCACTT
This genomic stretch from Castanea sativa cultivar Marrone di Chiusa Pesio chromosome 1, ASM4071231v1 harbors:
- the LOC142622141 gene encoding GDSL esterase/lipase At5g14450-like is translated as MSQSFSLVRMEVVIIAVSLPFLVLSVLGEDMTGLSPCDFPAIYNFGDSNSDTGGISAAFYAAGQPSGETFFHQPVGRASDGRLIIDFIAESLRLPYLSAYLNSIGTSFRYGANFATGGSTIRRLNESFFLNGVSPFSLDIQIVQFDQFKARTSNLYNQTQEQFHRRNLPRPEDFSKALYTFDIGQNDIAAGFRTMSDKQFQAVIPDIIEQLATAVQHLYQGGARSFWIHNTGPIGCLPMTLHYYHQPMPGILDEHGCVIAQNDVAKEFNWHLESRVIKLREQLPDAALTYVDVFAAKYKLISNAKKQGFVDARNICCGYHEDYKHVWCGNKDKINGTEIYAGSCEDPSLYISWDGVHYTEAANQWIANQMINGSFSDPTIPITHACHMRSV